In Ruminococcaceae bacterium R-25, one genomic interval encodes:
- a CDS encoding PH (Pleckstrin Homology) domain-containing protein, giving the protein MGRIDKLTNLTEKEEVLWQDRKRYFGMPISFTIYSFTQNKLYYKKGIFNISSEEILLYRILDITFKQSIWQKIFGVGSVILTTADKSTPVLELKNIKTPDRIRKALSTLVELRRDEKRVTGKEMFGAAGMFHDHGDLEGVDLDGDGIPDIH; this is encoded by the coding sequence ATGGGCAGAATCGATAAACTTACCAATCTTACCGAGAAGGAAGAGGTCCTCTGGCAAGACAGAAAAAGATATTTTGGCATGCCCATTTCTTTCACGATCTACAGCTTTACACAGAACAAGCTGTACTATAAGAAAGGTATCTTCAACATCAGTTCCGAAGAGATTCTTTTGTACAGAATTTTGGATATCACATTCAAACAGTCCATTTGGCAGAAGATCTTTGGTGTGGGTTCAGTCATACTTACGACTGCAGATAAGTCCACACCGGTTCTTGAACTCAAGAATATAAAGACTCCGGACAGGATCAGAAAAGCTTTGAGCACTCTCGTAGAACTGAGACGTGACGAGAAGAGAGTTACCGGTAAGGAAATGTTTGGCGCAGCCGGTATGTTCCATGATCACGGTGACCTCGAAGGCGTTGATCTTGACGGTGACGGAATTCCCGATATTCATTGA